In a single window of the bacterium genome:
- a CDS encoding glycosyltransferase — protein MNVLYITTLFPRHDQDVLNPWMIETVLRLKARGVNVTVYVPAWRGLGDHVYRGIPVRRFRYFPKRWEVLSHDETVPDQLRRNKLFAVPVAFYLLFGVLGLPRVLRERKYDLIHVHWPFPHGLFGWFAGRWSGAPVVSQFHGVELRWVTRKLKPFVPFLRAVLRGSRLVIANSSDTRAEIERLGTGCRVEVVPYGSPVPDPGDTPLPPADSSRPRRLLFVGRLVERKGVEYLIRALPLLDSLPWPVHLDIVGSGPLEEPLRSLVRELGLEGRVRLAGRVPNEGLKDFYSACDCFVLPAIIDSRGDTEGLGVVLIEALTFRRPVVACGLGGIVDVIKPERTGLLVPEKDPVALAAAVTRVLTDRELARSLGETGSAFVREYFNWDRILDRTVELYREAVQTA, from the coding sequence ATGAATGTCCTGTACATCACCACGTTGTTCCCGCGCCACGACCAGGATGTGCTCAATCCCTGGATGATCGAGACTGTCCTGCGCCTCAAGGCGCGGGGGGTGAATGTGACGGTCTACGTCCCCGCCTGGCGCGGCCTGGGAGACCACGTCTACCGGGGCATCCCGGTGCGGCGGTTCCGCTATTTTCCAAAGCGCTGGGAGGTCCTGTCGCACGATGAGACCGTGCCGGACCAGCTCCGCCGCAACAAGCTTTTTGCCGTGCCGGTGGCGTTCTACCTTCTGTTCGGCGTGCTGGGCCTGCCCCGTGTGCTGCGCGAGCGCAAGTACGACCTGATCCACGTGCACTGGCCGTTCCCGCACGGGCTGTTCGGCTGGTTCGCCGGGCGTTGGTCCGGGGCGCCGGTGGTGAGCCAGTTCCACGGGGTGGAGCTGCGCTGGGTTACCCGCAAGCTGAAACCGTTCGTGCCGTTCCTGCGCGCGGTGCTGCGCGGCAGCCGTCTGGTGATCGCCAACAGCTCCGACACGCGCGCCGAGATCGAGCGCCTGGGCACAGGCTGCCGGGTGGAGGTGGTGCCATACGGTTCGCCGGTGCCCGATCCGGGCGACACTCCGCTTCCGCCCGCGGACAGCTCGCGGCCGCGGCGGCTGCTGTTCGTGGGCCGTCTGGTGGAGCGCAAGGGGGTGGAATACCTTATCCGCGCCCTGCCGCTTCTGGACAGCCTGCCCTGGCCGGTGCACCTGGACATCGTGGGCTCCGGGCCGCTGGAGGAGCCTTTGCGCTCCCTGGTGCGCGAACTTGGCCTGGAGGGCCGGGTACGCTTGGCCGGACGGGTGCCCAACGAGGGCCTGAAAGATTTCTACTCCGCCTGCGACTGCTTTGTCCTGCCCGCGATAATCGACTCGCGCGGCGACACCGAGGGCCTGGGCGTGGTGCTGATCGAGGCCCTCACGTTCCGCCGCCCGGTGGTGGCCTGCGGTCTGGGCGGGATAGTGGACGTGATCAAGCCCGAACGCACCGGGCTGCTGGTCCCTGAAAAGGACCCGGTCGCCCTGGCCGCGGCTGTCACCCGCGTGCTGACCGACCGCGAGTTGGCCCGCAGCCTGGGCGAGACCGGCAGCGCTTTCGTGCGCGAATATTTCAACTGGGACCGTATCCTGGACCGCACGGTGGAGCTGTACCGCGAGGCCGTGCAGACAGCCTGA
- a CDS encoding flippase-like domain-containing protein, with the protein MSLKKWALHLVQAAILVIIGYYLIWRNLVLNWHSLSGYGWDIHWWPFWLSLLVNSMAFTFNAQIWRMMVAVLGGVAVRPFRAAYIWFVSSLGRYLPGKVWQIAGLAMLARQDGVSAVDSTACAVLNQVLHLLAGSAVGLLFLPAELTGLMGKVGRWAWLAVPLILVCLWPPLLNRLLALAARLSGKPAVQCRMGVRHLALWFGLNVIVWMVYGLTFYYFTLAVLPGCGLGPGAAAGVYAVSYVAGFLVLIAPGGLGVRESLITVFLAGQLGQARATVIALVSRLWLTVAELVPLAIVLVVGGLPGKIEVAGKEAKS; encoded by the coding sequence TTGAGCCTGAAAAAATGGGCCCTGCATCTGGTCCAGGCGGCAATCCTGGTCATAATCGGCTACTACCTGATCTGGCGCAACCTGGTCCTCAACTGGCACAGCCTGTCCGGGTACGGCTGGGACATCCACTGGTGGCCGTTCTGGCTCTCGCTGCTGGTCAACTCGATGGCGTTCACGTTCAACGCCCAGATCTGGCGCATGATGGTGGCCGTGCTGGGCGGTGTGGCGGTGCGTCCTTTCCGCGCGGCCTATATCTGGTTCGTCTCCAGCCTGGGGCGCTACCTTCCGGGCAAGGTCTGGCAGATCGCCGGACTGGCCATGCTGGCCCGTCAGGATGGGGTGAGCGCGGTGGACAGCACGGCCTGCGCGGTGCTGAACCAGGTGCTGCACCTTCTGGCCGGCAGCGCGGTGGGCCTTCTGTTCCTGCCTGCCGAGTTGACCGGGCTGATGGGAAAAGTGGGGCGCTGGGCCTGGCTGGCCGTGCCGCTTATATTGGTCTGCCTCTGGCCGCCGCTACTCAACCGTCTGCTGGCCCTGGCCGCGCGCCTGAGCGGCAAGCCCGCGGTGCAGTGCCGGATGGGGGTGCGTCACCTGGCGCTCTGGTTCGGCCTGAACGTGATTGTCTGGATGGTCTACGGGCTGACTTTCTATTATTTTACCCTGGCCGTGCTCCCCGGCTGCGGTCTCGGCCCCGGCGCGGCGGCCGGGGTGTACGCGGTGAGCTACGTGGCCGGGTTCCTGGTGCTGATCGCCCCGGGCGGCTTGGGAGTGCGCGAGTCGCTCATCACCGTGTTCCTGGCAGGCCAGCTCGGCCAGGCGCGGGCAACCGTGATCGCGCTGGTCTCGCGTCTCTGGCTGACCGTGGCCGAGCTGGTGCCCCTGGCTATAGTTCTGGTTGTGGGCGGACTGCCGGGAAAGATAGAAGTGGCAGGGAAGGAAGCAAAAAGTTAG
- a CDS encoding GDP-mannose 4,6-dehydratase translates to MKKALITGITGQDGSYLAELLLEKGYEVHGIVRRVALEDPDHRMWRIRHILDELQLHSASLESFPSLFKVVQKIVPDECYHLAAQSFVSYSFEDEFSTFNTNINGTHYILACVRELAPHCRFYFAGSSEMFGKVREVPQTEATPFHPRSPYGITKVVGFELTRNYREAYGLHGSTGILFNHESPRRGFEFVTRKVTHNVAKIKLGLEREVRLGNLEAKRDWGHAREYVRAMWQMLQQDKPDDYVVATGETHSVRDLVETAFAAAGLDWREYVKVDETFFRPAEVDLLIGRTDKAKKVLGWNHSVSFDQLVREMVETDLELVERQLKKG, encoded by the coding sequence ATGAAAAAAGCCCTGATCACCGGAATCACCGGCCAGGATGGCTCCTACCTGGCCGAGCTGCTGCTGGAAAAAGGCTACGAGGTGCACGGTATCGTACGGCGCGTGGCCCTGGAGGACCCTGACCACCGGATGTGGCGCATTCGCCATATCCTGGACGAGTTGCAGCTCCACAGCGCCTCGCTGGAGAGTTTCCCCAGCCTTTTTAAAGTAGTGCAGAAAATCGTGCCGGATGAGTGCTACCACCTGGCCGCCCAGAGCTTTGTCTCCTACTCGTTCGAGGACGAGTTCTCCACGTTCAACACCAACATAAACGGCACCCATTATATCCTGGCCTGCGTGCGCGAGTTGGCCCCGCACTGCCGTTTCTATTTCGCCGGGTCGAGCGAGATGTTCGGCAAGGTGCGCGAGGTGCCGCAGACCGAGGCCACGCCGTTCCACCCGCGCTCGCCCTACGGGATCACCAAGGTGGTGGGTTTCGAGCTGACCCGCAACTACCGCGAAGCCTACGGTCTGCACGGCTCCACGGGGATCCTGTTCAACCACGAGTCTCCGCGGCGCGGCTTCGAGTTTGTCACGCGCAAGGTCACGCACAACGTGGCCAAGATCAAGCTGGGCCTGGAGCGCGAGGTGCGCCTGGGCAACCTGGAGGCCAAGCGCGACTGGGGCCACGCCCGCGAGTACGTGCGCGCCATGTGGCAGATGCTGCAGCAGGACAAGCCGGATGACTACGTGGTCGCCACCGGCGAGACCCACTCCGTGCGCGACCTGGTGGAAACGGCGTTCGCCGCGGCCGGCCTCGACTGGCGCGAGTACGTGAAAGTGGATGAGACCTTTTTCCGCCCGGCCGAGGTGGACCTGTTGATCGGCCGGACAGACAAGGCGAAGAAAGTCTTAGGCTGGAACCATTCGGTCAGTTTCGACCAGTTGGTGCGCGAGATGGTCGAGACCGACCTGGAACTGGTCGAGCGGCAGTTGAAAAAGGGTTGA